From the genome of Paracoccus seriniphilus, one region includes:
- a CDS encoding glycosyltransferase family 61 protein, with protein MLRLDPIRPIANRFCRLVGLPRPELTDLAIERWEISPAETREVPPVIALPGQAERITRTEFAPIEAVLQSLAGDPAEFIPATMGYRLRDVDFVDGALYAGGAELHLRRRQRSHLTHHHPRDSISGALYESWVGNRWFGNWLLDDCLSYRLAEEYGQPVTSTPPRGGHVPRYEELLSMNPQRIGDVHFDELILFDDHHNNSGRLARAQDMRQRLIAGHELTPCPGVFLYRGRSGDARILENEDEIAEKLESQYGFRIIFAEDHSVDELICACGDTMIIAGVEGSQLNHGMAVMPPGGTLLTMQPADRATTAMKLLTDRWQQRFALMVGHGTAEGFRIEWSEVQATLDLIL; from the coding sequence ATGTTGCGCCTGGACCCCATACGCCCGATTGCCAACCGATTTTGCCGTCTGGTCGGCCTGCCCCGCCCGGAACTGACCGATCTTGCCATCGAGCGATGGGAGATCTCGCCCGCCGAAACCCGCGAGGTTCCGCCGGTGATTGCCCTTCCCGGTCAGGCCGAGCGCATCACCCGCACGGAATTCGCCCCCATCGAGGCGGTTCTGCAATCGCTGGCTGGCGACCCCGCCGAATTCATTCCCGCCACCATGGGATACCGGCTGCGAGACGTCGATTTCGTGGACGGTGCCCTTTACGCGGGCGGAGCCGAACTGCACCTGCGGCGGCGCCAAAGATCGCATCTGACCCATCACCACCCGCGCGACTCGATTTCGGGTGCATTGTATGAAAGCTGGGTCGGCAATCGCTGGTTCGGGAACTGGCTGCTTGACGATTGTCTCAGCTATCGGCTTGCCGAGGAATATGGCCAGCCCGTCACGTCCACCCCGCCCCGAGGTGGCCATGTGCCCCGCTATGAAGAACTGCTGTCGATGAACCCGCAGCGGATCGGCGACGTCCATTTCGACGAACTGATCCTGTTTGACGACCACCACAACAACTCGGGCCGCCTTGCCCGCGCTCAGGACATGCGCCAGCGTCTGATTGCCGGGCACGAGCTGACCCCCTGCCCCGGTGTTTTCCTGTATCGCGGACGCAGTGGCGATGCGCGGATTCTGGAGAATGAGGACGAGATCGCCGAGAAGCTGGAAAGCCAATATGGTTTCCGCATCATCTTCGCCGAAGACCACAGCGTGGATGAACTGATCTGCGCCTGTGGCGACACGATGATCATCGCCGGCGTCGAGGGCAGCCAGCTCAATCACGGCATGGCCGTCATGCCTCCGGGGGGCACCCTGCTGACCATGCAGCCTGCCGATCGTGCGACCACGGCCATGAAGCTGCTGACCGACCGCTGGCAGCAGCGATTTGCCCTGATGGTCGGGCATGGCACGGCAGAAGGTTTCCGAATTGAATGGTCCGAAGTGCAGGCCACGCTGGACCTGATCCTGTAG
- a CDS encoding serine acetyltransferase: protein MWREICKDYETHGRRLSDPAFVSLAIYRYGRWAMQRENRVLRWFANKLYGLLCILILNVTKVWIPPSVKLGEDFHIIHAEGSLSIHPEVVIGDRCGVMHNVTIGTNMGPGAPKIGDDVFIGVNSTVLGRIRIGNRVRIGANTAVSTNVPDDSIVVGSPARIYPNLPIFAQKTKKPKGDA, encoded by the coding sequence GTGTGGCGTGAAATTTGCAAGGATTATGAAACACATGGCCGCCGCCTGAGCGATCCGGCCTTTGTCTCTCTGGCCATCTATCGCTATGGCCGATGGGCCATGCAGCGTGAAAACCGCGTCCTGCGCTGGTTCGCCAACAAGCTGTATGGCCTGCTGTGCATTCTGATCCTGAATGTCACCAAGGTCTGGATTCCGCCAAGCGTCAAACTGGGAGAGGATTTTCACATCATCCATGCCGAAGGCTCGCTTTCGATCCACCCCGAGGTGGTGATAGGGGATCGCTGCGGTGTCATGCACAATGTCACCATCGGCACGAATATGGGGCCGGGTGCACCCAAGATCGGCGATGATGTGTTTATCGGCGTCAACTCGACCGTGCTGGGAAGAATCCGCATTGGCAATCGCGTCCGCATCGGTGCCAACACCGCCGTCTCGACCAATGTGCCCGATGACAGCATCGTGGTCGGCTCTCCGGCGCGGATCTATCCCAATCTGCCGATCTTTGCGCAGAAGACCAAGAAACCCAAAGGTGACGCATGA
- a CDS encoding AMP-binding protein, whose translation MSDAGEKSMWRLLADNLPERGDKTALIDAKRDVTYALAADEANRVAAWLQARGIAAGDRVIVHLRKGIDEVAAMFGVWKIGAVVVNVNHQWTAAQLGYVAEDCRARAAILGASVLKSLTSQPLPASVTDLLVQGRASAIPGNATLWSDLPASSADEAMPDPGDLAMIIYTSGSTGKPKGVMLSHRNIRVGADSVAEYLGLGEDDRLLSVLPYSFDAGLNQLTSAFLLGATVVHQPVSMPSEVVRMARDHHVTTIAGVPPLWNQVVRYLDDADIRLPDLRRVTNTGGKIPPNILELMPKVFPDTDIVLMYGLTEAFRSTYLPPDRFAQKMGSIGRGIPNAQIFVVKHGEGIAGPGEQGELVHAGPLVSLGYWERPEMTAEKIRICPELRDQLGDAPVVYSGDLVRLDEDGDMWFVSRMDDMIKTLGFRLSPTEVEDLLSQSGLVGDVVAYGVDDDDHGQVVHVAATMIGTADVDALMSHARRSMAHYMVPRHIHHWSGAMPRTASGKLDRPTIIAAAKAAFDKDMQ comes from the coding sequence ATGAGTGACGCGGGCGAGAAATCCATGTGGCGCCTGTTGGCGGACAACCTTCCCGAACGCGGCGACAAGACGGCGCTGATCGATGCAAAACGCGATGTGACCTATGCTCTGGCCGCGGATGAGGCCAACCGCGTCGCGGCATGGCTGCAGGCGCGCGGCATAGCTGCAGGGGATCGCGTCATCGTGCATCTGCGCAAGGGTATCGATGAGGTCGCCGCCATGTTCGGCGTCTGGAAGATCGGCGCCGTGGTGGTGAATGTGAACCACCAATGGACCGCCGCCCAACTGGGTTATGTCGCCGAAGACTGCCGCGCCCGCGCCGCCATTCTGGGCGCCAGCGTGTTGAAATCCCTGACGAGCCAGCCTCTGCCCGCCTCGGTGACTGATCTGCTGGTGCAGGGCCGCGCCAGCGCCATTCCCGGGAATGCGACATTGTGGAGCGATCTGCCGGCTTCTTCTGCGGATGAGGCCATGCCTGATCCGGGTGATCTGGCGATGATCATCTATACGTCAGGCTCGACCGGAAAACCCAAGGGTGTGATGCTGAGCCATCGCAATATCCGCGTCGGCGCGGATTCAGTGGCCGAATACCTGGGGCTGGGCGAGGATGACCGGCTGCTGTCGGTCCTGCCCTACAGTTTTGATGCCGGGTTGAACCAGTTGACCAGCGCCTTTCTGCTGGGCGCGACGGTTGTGCATCAGCCGGTCTCGATGCCTTCCGAGGTCGTGCGCATGGCGCGCGACCATCACGTGACAACCATTGCCGGGGTGCCGCCGCTGTGGAATCAGGTGGTGCGCTATCTGGATGACGCCGATATTCGATTGCCGGATCTGCGCCGCGTCACCAATACCGGTGGCAAGATCCCGCCAAATATCCTGGAACTGATGCCGAAGGTGTTTCCCGACACCGACATCGTGCTGATGTATGGTCTGACCGAAGCCTTTCGTTCGACCTATCTGCCCCCTGACCGTTTCGCACAGAAAATGGGCTCGATCGGGCGGGGCATCCCCAATGCGCAGATCTTTGTCGTCAAACATGGCGAAGGCATTGCCGGTCCCGGCGAACAGGGGGAATTGGTCCATGCCGGCCCTCTGGTCAGCCTCGGCTATTGGGAACGCCCCGAAATGACGGCTGAAAAGATCCGCATCTGTCCCGAATTGCGGGACCAGCTGGGTGATGCACCGGTCGTCTATTCGGGCGATCTGGTGCGTCTGGACGAGGATGGCGACATGTGGTTCGTCAGCCGCATGGACGACATGATCAAGACACTGGGGTTCCGTCTGTCGCCGACCGAGGTCGAGGATCTGCTGTCGCAATCGGGGCTGGTCGGCGATGTGGTCGCCTATGGTGTCGATGACGACGATCACGGGCAGGTCGTCCATGTCGCCGCCACGATGATCGGAACGGCAGATGTGGACGCGCTGATGTCCCATGCCCGCCGCAGCATGGCGCATTACATGGTGCCCCGCCATATTCATCACTGGAGCGGTGCCATGCCGCGTACCGCAAGCGGGAAACTCGACCGCCCCACCATCATCGCCGCAGCAAAAGCCGCTTTTGACAAGGATATGCAATGA
- a CDS encoding acyl carrier protein has protein sequence MSLTTEDLIRFIRDELNVEEEIAADTELFSTAILDSVAMMNIIAFVEEKAEIEVRPADVTLENFDTVQAIVDYAREQA, from the coding sequence ATGAGCCTGACCACCGAAGATCTGATCCGCTTCATTCGTGACGAACTGAATGTCGAAGAGGAAATCGCTGCGGATACCGAATTGTTCTCGACCGCCATCCTGGATTCGGTGGCGATGATGAACATCATAGCCTTCGTCGAAGAAAAGGCGGAAATCGAGGTCCGCCCTGCCGATGTAACGCTGGAAAATTTCGACACCGTCCAAGCCATCGTGGATTATGCGCGTGAACAGGCCTGA
- a CDS encoding type III PLP-dependent enzyme, translating to MNRPESDIDPILTQAADRFGTPAYVYSTDLIDARITALERSLGRWFKLSYAMKCNPNPELLSWLHKRIPCIDVSSGGELMLALGAGWRADQASFTGPAKREVELRHAIEAGLGELVVESLREARLANRIAGESGKIQNVVIRIAPDRVPKGFGDQMAGRPSPFGIDIEEAPAALTEIAALPHLRIAGLHIYSGTQCLKPAALVENWGIFISIFRELCEHHDLHPDRLIFGAGLGIPYHPGDQALDLDEIAEAIAPELDALRSDPRFSDTDLVLELGRYLVGPAGYFVTRVTSIKESRGTRIAICDGGMNGHLAASGNFGMVLRRNYVIHRVGGGAGEEPIDITGPLCTSIDKLGAKVALPRIEEGDLIAIHASGAYGPTSSPVNFISHPAPREIIAQGGQLTDATRIESCGLRDPS from the coding sequence GTGAACAGGCCTGAATCCGATATCGACCCCATTCTGACGCAGGCCGCCGACCGGTTCGGAACGCCCGCCTATGTCTATTCCACCGATCTGATCGATGCGCGGATCACGGCGCTGGAACGCAGTCTGGGCCGCTGGTTCAAGCTGTCCTATGCGATGAAGTGCAATCCGAACCCCGAATTGCTGTCCTGGTTGCACAAGCGCATTCCCTGTATCGACGTCTCCTCGGGCGGAGAGCTGATGCTCGCGCTTGGCGCGGGATGGCGGGCAGATCAGGCGAGTTTCACCGGCCCCGCCAAGCGCGAGGTCGAGTTGCGCCATGCCATCGAGGCAGGGCTGGGCGAACTGGTGGTCGAATCGCTGCGCGAGGCGCGGCTGGCGAATCGCATCGCCGGTGAAAGCGGCAAGATCCAGAATGTCGTCATCCGCATAGCCCCGGACCGTGTGCCCAAGGGCTTTGGCGACCAGATGGCCGGGCGACCCAGCCCCTTTGGCATCGACATCGAGGAAGCTCCGGCGGCCCTGACCGAGATCGCCGCCCTGCCCCATCTGCGCATCGCGGGTCTGCATATCTATTCCGGCACGCAATGCCTGAAGCCCGCCGCACTTGTCGAGAACTGGGGGATCTTCATCTCGATCTTTCGCGAGCTGTGCGAACACCATGACCTGCATCCCGACCGGCTGATCTTTGGAGCCGGGTTGGGCATCCCTTATCACCCCGGCGACCAGGCTCTGGATCTGGATGAGATCGCCGAGGCCATCGCGCCCGAACTGGACGCGCTGCGCAGCGATCCGCGCTTTTCGGACACCGATCTGGTGCTGGAACTGGGCCGCTATCTTGTCGGCCCGGCAGGCTATTTCGTGACCCGTGTCACCTCGATAAAGGAATCGCGGGGCACCCGCATCGCGATCTGCGATGGCGGCATGAACGGCCATCTGGCGGCCTCGGGGAATTTCGGCATGGTGTTGCGACGCAATTACGTGATCCATCGCGTCGGTGGCGGAGCGGGCGAGGAACCGATCGACATCACCGGCCCGCTCTGCACCTCGATTGACAAGCTGGGGGCCAAGGTCGCCCTGCCCCGCATCGAGGAAGGGGATCTGATTGCCATTCACGCCAGCGGCGCCTATGGTCCGACCTCCAGCCCGGTGAATTTCATCAGCCATCCCGCCCCGCGCGAGATCATTGCCCAGGGCGGCCAGTTGACCGATGCCACACGCATCGAAAGCTGCGGCCTGCGCGACCCGTCCTGA
- the ade gene encoding adenine deaminase has protein sequence MTKLEQRIAQARGDEPADLVLRGGKVFDLITGTMIEGDVAICGDRIVGIAADYEGRHIIDVSGLTLVPGFIDTHLHVESSLVTPFEFDRCVTPRGITTAICDPHEIANVIGIDGIRYFQQASEHLLMDLRVQLSSCVPSTEMETSGARIEADDLQQMMNHPSGIGLAEFMNYPGVIHRDPAALAKLKLFEGGHIDGHCPQLSGRDLNAYISAGIRTEHEATTAEEALEKLRKGMRVLIREGSVSKDLDALQPVLTEATSAYICLCTDDRNPLDIGEYGHLDYMIRRLIELGTSPLAAYRAASLSAAEAFGLKDRGLIAPGLRADIVAIDDLASCRAQLVLTAGRPVTDEAFAARRDIAPVGRNSVLAPQVSAEDFRSTGNRSQTDVIGIIEGKIITRHLSEEIRPVDGDKRPDPSRDLARIAVIERHGKNGNIATGFVRGFDIKGGAIASTVCHDHHNIAVVGMDYDDMALAANRLSRIEGGFVVVRDGEILAELALPVAGLMSLMPFEEVGDALITLRAAARDLGVMLEEPFLQLAFLALPVIPALKITDRGLVDVTKFEIIAG, from the coding sequence ATGACGAAACTGGAACAGCGTATCGCGCAGGCACGCGGGGATGAGCCCGCCGATCTGGTGCTGCGCGGTGGCAAGGTCTTTGATCTGATCACCGGCACGATGATCGAGGGCGATGTCGCGATCTGCGGCGACCGGATCGTCGGAATCGCTGCGGATTACGAGGGCCGGCACATCATCGATGTCAGCGGGCTGACGCTGGTTCCGGGTTTCATCGACACGCATCTCCATGTCGAAAGCAGTCTGGTGACCCCTTTCGAATTCGACAGATGCGTCACCCCCCGCGGGATCACCACCGCGATCTGTGATCCGCATGAGATCGCAAATGTCATCGGGATCGACGGCATCCGCTATTTCCAGCAGGCGTCGGAACATCTGCTGATGGACCTGCGGGTGCAGCTGTCATCATGCGTGCCCTCGACCGAGATGGAAACATCCGGCGCCCGAATCGAGGCTGACGATCTGCAGCAGATGATGAACCACCCTTCGGGCATCGGTCTGGCCGAATTCATGAACTATCCCGGCGTGATCCATCGCGATCCGGCCGCACTGGCCAAGCTGAAGCTGTTCGAGGGCGGTCATATCGACGGCCATTGCCCGCAACTGTCCGGGCGCGACCTGAACGCCTATATCAGCGCCGGCATCCGCACCGAGCACGAGGCCACGACCGCAGAGGAAGCGCTGGAAAAACTGCGCAAGGGGATGCGCGTGCTGATCCGCGAGGGTTCGGTGTCCAAGGATCTGGACGCCCTGCAGCCGGTGCTGACCGAGGCCACCAGTGCCTATATCTGCCTGTGCACGGATGACCGAAATCCGCTGGATATCGGCGAATATGGCCATCTGGACTACATGATCCGCCGCCTGATCGAACTGGGCACATCACCGCTGGCCGCCTATCGCGCCGCATCGCTTTCCGCTGCCGAAGCCTTTGGCCTGAAGGATCGCGGGCTGATTGCACCGGGGTTGCGCGCCGATATCGTCGCCATTGACGATCTAGCGTCCTGCCGGGCGCAACTGGTTCTGACCGCTGGCCGTCCGGTCACGGATGAGGCCTTTGCCGCGCGGCGTGATATTGCCCCTGTCGGCCGCAATTCGGTTCTCGCCCCGCAAGTGAGCGCCGAGGATTTCCGTTCGACCGGCAATCGCAGCCAGACCGATGTCATCGGCATCATCGAAGGCAAGATCATCACCCGCCATCTGAGTGAAGAAATCCGGCCCGTCGATGGTGACAAGCGCCCCGATCCCAGCCGCGATCTGGCACGGATCGCGGTCATCGAGCGCCATGGCAAGAACGGCAATATCGCCACCGGGTTCGTGCGCGGCTTTGACATCAAGGGCGGGGCCATCGCCTCGACCGTATGTCATGACCATCACAATATTGCCGTCGTCGGAATGGACTATGATGACATGGCGCTGGCCGCAAACCGCTTGAGCCGGATCGAAGGCGGGTTCGTCGTCGTCAGGGACGGGGAAATCCTCGCCGAACTGGCACTGCCCGTCGCCGGGCTGATGAGCCTGATGCCCTTTGAAGAGGTCGGCGACGCGCTGATCACCCTGCGAGCTGCCGCGCGCGATCTGGGCGTCATGCTGGAAGAGCCTTTCCTGCAACTGGCCTTTCTGGCCCTGCCCGTCATTCCGGCGCTGAAGATCACCGATCGAGGGCTGGTCGATGTCACGAAATTCGAGATCATCGCCGGTTGA
- a CDS encoding (d)CMP kinase: MPFVIAIDGPAASGKGTIARAISDHFGFHHLDTGLLYRATGAKGGDPVEAARSLTAEDLARPDLRSAEAGQAASRIAAIADVRAALVDFQHRFALREPGAVLDGRDIGTVICPQAPVKLYVVASDEVRAARRAQELNADPAEMLVQLRERDRRDSERAAAPLRPADDAVIIDTSNMDIDEAVATAIAAVERVRG; encoded by the coding sequence ATGCCATTTGTCATCGCCATCGACGGCCCGGCTGCCTCGGGAAAGGGCACCATCGCGCGTGCGATCTCGGATCATTTTGGCTTTCATCATCTGGATACCGGTCTGCTTTATCGCGCCACTGGCGCCAAGGGCGGCGATCCGGTCGAGGCGGCACGCAGCCTGACGGCAGAGGATCTGGCGCGGCCGGATCTGCGCAGTGCCGAAGCCGGGCAGGCCGCAAGCCGCATTGCCGCCATTGCCGATGTCAGGGCCGCTTTGGTCGATTTCCAGCATCGCTTTGCCCTGCGTGAACCGGGGGCGGTTCTGGACGGGCGCGATATCGGCACGGTGATCTGTCCGCAGGCGCCGGTGAAACTTTATGTCGTGGCCTCGGATGAGGTCCGCGCCGCGCGCCGCGCCCAGGAATTGAATGCCGATCCGGCCGAGATGCTGGTGCAGTTGCGCGAACGCGATCGCCGCGACAGTGAGCGCGCCGCTGCCCCCCTTCGTCCGGCTGATGATGCGGTGATCATCGACACCAGCAACATGGATATCGACGAGGCCGTTGCCACCGCGATCGCGGCCGTGGAACGGGTGCGCGGCTAG
- a CDS encoding helix-turn-helix transcriptional regulator, whose product MQTDFLETILSARTDTDVQHHFLETLDHLGFSHGLYAARFMLSLPDSISREDYYCFGNFPAPFMDAIESRQLLASSHWMTWSHQQTGSAPCQQIDAELTTECARLADRHGLNSGYVLSLRNQIPDVHGMVVVTPHAHASPIKSRRLWEIAGGRIRMLSTLLHFRMATLRRNRRAQSLTRRQREVLEWSATGKTVSETAVILGVSAATVEKHLRLARAAMSAGNTAQAILKAYVTDQLFTTSSDKYDKR is encoded by the coding sequence ATGCAGACCGATTTTCTTGAAACCATTCTGAGCGCACGGACCGATACTGACGTGCAGCACCATTTTCTCGAGACCCTCGACCATCTCGGATTTTCTCACGGCCTTTATGCAGCACGCTTCATGCTGTCATTGCCAGACAGCATATCCCGCGAGGACTATTATTGCTTTGGCAATTTTCCGGCGCCCTTCATGGATGCCATCGAGTCGCGGCAGTTGCTTGCCTCGTCTCATTGGATGACGTGGTCCCATCAGCAGACGGGCAGCGCCCCCTGCCAGCAGATCGATGCGGAACTGACCACCGAATGCGCACGCCTTGCGGATCGGCACGGGCTGAATTCGGGATATGTCCTCAGCCTCAGAAACCAGATTCCCGACGTGCACGGGATGGTGGTCGTCACACCACATGCGCATGCCAGTCCGATCAAAAGCCGTCGTTTGTGGGAGATCGCTGGCGGACGAATACGGATGCTGTCCACCCTGCTGCATTTCCGTATGGCTACCCTGCGGCGAAACCGCCGCGCACAATCCCTGACCCGTCGGCAGCGCGAAGTTCTGGAATGGAGTGCGACAGGCAAGACCGTTTCGGAAACCGCAGTGATCCTGGGGGTTTCGGCAGCGACCGTCGAAAAGCACCTGCGCCTGGCCCGTGCCGCGATGTCCGCAGGCAATACGGCACAGGCCATTCTGAAAGCCTATGTGACCGATCAGCTGTTCACGACAAGTTCAGACAAATACGATAAAAGGTAA
- the tsf gene encoding translation elongation factor Ts, whose protein sequence is MAITAAMVKELREKTGAGMMDAKKALTENEGNMEAAVDWLRTKGLAKAAKKSGRVAAEGLVGVSVTDGKGVAVELNSETDFVAKNADFQQLVRDIADVALTTGDDIEVLKATNLNGRPVADVLTDAIARIGENMTLRRMHVLEGNTIVSYVHNAAAEGMGKIGVLVALNGPEDKAKEIGRQIAMHIAATNPASLSAEDLDPALVEREKTVLTEQARESGKPDAVIEKMIEGRMKKFFEEVTLLGQKFVVNPDVTVADAAKEAGVEVTGYARVAVGEGIEKKEEDFAAEVAKTLGGS, encoded by the coding sequence ATGGCTATCACTGCCGCGATGGTGAAAGAGCTGCGCGAGAAAACCGGCGCAGGTATGATGGACGCCAAGAAGGCGCTGACCGAAAACGAAGGCAACATGGAAGCCGCCGTTGACTGGCTGCGCACCAAGGGCCTGGCAAAAGCTGCCAAGAAATCCGGCCGCGTTGCTGCCGAAGGTCTGGTCGGTGTCTCCGTCACCGATGGCAAGGGTGTTGCCGTCGAGCTGAACTCGGAAACCGATTTCGTTGCAAAGAATGCCGACTTCCAACAGCTGGTTCGGGACATCGCCGATGTCGCCCTGACCACCGGTGACGATATCGAGGTTCTGAAAGCGACCAATCTGAACGGCCGTCCCGTCGCCGATGTGCTGACCGATGCCATCGCGCGTATCGGCGAGAACATGACCCTGCGCCGGATGCACGTTCTGGAAGGCAACACGATCGTGTCCTATGTCCACAATGCCGCCGCTGAAGGCATGGGCAAGATCGGTGTTCTGGTCGCGCTGAATGGCCCCGAGGACAAGGCCAAGGAAATCGGCCGTCAGATCGCAATGCATATTGCGGCAACCAACCCGGCTTCGCTCTCGGCCGAAGATCTGGATCCGGCCCTGGTCGAACGTGAAAAAACCGTTCTGACCGAACAGGCTCGTGAATCGGGCAAACCCGATGCCGTGATCGAAAAGATGATCGAAGGCCGGATGAAGAAATTCTTCGAGGAAGTCACGCTTCTGGGTCAGAAATTCGTCGTCAATCCCGATGTGACCGTTGCCGATGCCGCCAAGGAAGCCGGTGTCGAAGTGACCGGCTATGCCCGCGTTGCTGTCGGTGAAGGCATCGAGAAGAAAGAAGAAGACTTCGCAGCAGAGGTCGCCAAGACCCTGGGCGGCTCCTGA
- the rpsB gene encoding 30S ribosomal protein S2, whose product MALPEFSLRQLLEAGVHYGHQTQRWNPRMGEYIYGDRNGIHILDLTQTVPMLDAALQVVHDTVAKGGRVLFVGTKRQAQKAIADAAERSAQFYMNHRWLGGTLTNWKTVSQSINRLKAIDETMAGGAEGMTKKERLGLEREQAKLQASLGGIRDMGGLPDLLFVIDVNKEDLAIAEAKKLGIPVVAVVDTNCSPDGVDYIIPGNDDAARAIALYCDLVSRAALEGMSAQMGAAGVDVGALAEAPEELLGEGEAEVKAEEQATTDA is encoded by the coding sequence ATGGCGCTTCCCGAATTTTCTCTGCGTCAGCTGTTGGAAGCTGGCGTTCACTATGGTCACCAAACCCAGCGGTGGAACCCCCGCATGGGCGAATACATCTATGGTGACCGTAACGGCATCCACATTCTCGATCTGACCCAGACCGTTCCCATGCTGGATGCGGCGCTGCAGGTCGTGCATGACACGGTTGCCAAAGGTGGCCGCGTGCTGTTCGTCGGCACCAAGCGTCAGGCCCAGAAAGCCATCGCAGATGCCGCCGAAAGATCGGCTCAGTTCTACATGAACCACCGCTGGCTGGGTGGCACGCTGACCAACTGGAAAACCGTGTCGCAGTCGATCAACCGCCTGAAGGCGATTGACGAAACCATGGCTGGCGGCGCCGAAGGCATGACCAAGAAAGAGCGTCTGGGCCTTGAGCGCGAGCAAGCCAAACTGCAGGCTTCGCTTGGCGGTATCCGCGACATGGGCGGCCTTCCCGATCTGCTGTTCGTCATCGACGTGAACAAGGAAGACCTGGCCATCGCCGAAGCCAAGAAACTGGGTATCCCGGTCGTGGCCGTCGTCGACACCAACTGCTCGCCCGATGGCGTGGATTACATCATCCCCGGCAACGACGATGCGGCCCGTGCCATCGCGCTGTATTGCGATCTGGTCAGCCGTGCGGCCCTGGAAGGCATGTCGGCACAAATGGGCGCTGCCGGCGTTGATGTCGGTGCTCTGGCCGAAGCTCCTGAAGAGCTGCTGGGTGAAGGCGAAGCCGAGGTCAAAGCCGAAGAGCAGGCCACGACCGACGCCTGA